One stretch of Miscanthus floridulus cultivar M001 chromosome 18, ASM1932011v1, whole genome shotgun sequence DNA includes these proteins:
- the LOC136519674 gene encoding uncharacterized protein, whose translation MLKQQGLTGFGIVSSFLRRRVQPLKEREHLGFEYSGAEDPSRMVPALELTGEEVLERLQKMLKGVSVIPPAISEFSAINPPPAELGRNFVDPIPLDVLPAVAETGDRLAGTSAIIPRGPRSVPKRGRMDGSSSGLPVSKKPRKPSTPSGALVSLAEEEEDDEVPLIMRR comes from the exons atgctgaaacagcagggtttgaccggctttggtattgtttcaagtttccttcgtcgccgggttcagcccctGAAAGAacgggaacatctcggctttgagtattctggggccgaggatccttcgcgcatggtcccagctcttgagctgaccggtgaggaggtactcgagcgccttcagaagatgctaaaaggagtgagcgtcattcctcctgccatctctgagttctcggccatcaacccgcccccagct gagcttgggcggaactttgtcgatccgatcccccttgatgttctccctgccgtggcggagactggggatcgcctagctggtacttctgcaatta tccctcgcggtcctcgcagtgtcccgaagagggggcgaatggacgggtcttcatctggcttgcctgtctccaagaagcctcgcaaaccaagtactccctcag gtgctctggtttcgttggctgaggaagaagaggatgatgaagtccccctcatcatgcggcggtga